The DNA region TTTGTATGTCATGCTGAGCTTAATGCAATACTAAATAGTACTAAATCTTTAAAAGATTGTACTATATATGTAGCACTTTTTCCATGCCACGAGTGCAGTAAAGCCATAATTCAAAGTGGAATAAGAGAGTTAGTTTATTTATCTGATAAATATTCTGGAACGAAATCAGATTTAGCTTCTAAAAAAATGTTAGATGCTGCTGGGGTAAAGTATAGAAAATTAGAATCAAAATTAGATAGATTAGTTTTATCTTTCGATTCAAAGGATTATTAAAAAGTATAGTCTGCAGTTTGCAGACTATCTT from uncultured Fusobacterium sp. includes:
- a CDS encoding dCMP deaminase family protein; translated protein: MKREDYIEWDEYFMGIALLSAKRSKDPNTQVGACIVNTDKRIVGVGYNGLPKGCSDDEFPWEREGDFLDTKYPFVCHAELNAILNSTKSLKDCTIYVALFPCHECSKAIIQSGIRELVYLSDKYSGTKSDLASKKMLDAAGVKYRKLESKLDRLVLSFDSKDY